From a single Vanessa atalanta chromosome 26, ilVanAtal1.2, whole genome shotgun sequence genomic region:
- the LOC125074007 gene encoding transmembrane channel-like protein 7, with amino-acid sequence MSGGKNKRSKRHEGWEEAGGEFYQELYPGGEQELFENLQRADAAKLATLLPSKQARNTTTSKRARSQNERRQSTFARTTQSRDIHLSMLPDLSENLSNEERTWEEIMQIKAMPVPMNQKLEIKSRLQNATKLRLQGLEQLQWRQRKVLHRFRIRFAEIVGKLELWQSALREIEGKFGTGVVSYFLFLRWLLFLNLVISIFVVTFLILPNVFLVEVEHDCDEFVENSTICCSQAYLQRNLTDNNVILDLIQGTGWMERTILFYGVYSDQVYSYFVKNLWDAEMFYNMPLAYILIPISWTLFSLIAIVKTAAKGFKERLVENEGQFYMYCNLVFGGWDFCIHNDKSAKIKHKALYNEVKGCLEEEKYKEEKQSRTRESQILMHLKRILINLLVFVILVGSGILIYVVFNQAMDKLNEEQFPSMEIEFENITEKSTLSPYRDNSYSIWRFRNTLLEFLPFIAIGVLNIFIPEIFGYLIKFETYTPANAIIITLLRTVLLRLSSLAVLLSQIYIQISDPDRVRCAVFDEEFRQECWETYVGQQLYKLLLTDFALQFVMTFFINLPRSFIARHSNSRCLKIIGTQDFYLPKHVLDIVYIQTIVWMGAFFCPFLPIIGTIFCFLIFYIKKFACLTNCTPSPIVYKASKSKSLFMSVLLLGFVISILPVAYSVAEISPSWNCGPFRGYETVWSFVVETFEAFPYLIREFVFLIGTSTFAVPAFAILLFFLYYYWAVAAANRHMVEVLKNQLVLEGHDKQFLLNRLSAFIRQHQKRCERRNRASFADDDSSIQHSSR; translated from the exons atgtCTGGCGGCAAGAACAAACGCTCGAAGCGTCATGAGGGCTGGGAGGAAGCAGGGGGTGAGTTCTACCAAGAACTCTACCCCGGGGGTGAACAGGAACTATTTGAGAACTTACAGAGGGCTGATGCAGCTAAATTGGCAACTCTACTGCCTTCGAAGCAGGCCAGGAATA CAACCACGTCAAAGCGCGCGCGGTCGCAGAACGAGCGCAGACAATCGACCTTCGCGCGCACAACGCAGAGTCGTGACATACACCTCTCCATGTTGCCGGATTTATCGG AAAATCTGTCAAATGAGGAACGGACTTGGGAGGAGATCATGCAGATTAAAGCCATGCCGGTGCCCATGAACCAGAAACTCGAAATAAAATCAAGACTACAG AATGCGACAAAACTTCGTCTCCAGGGTTTGGAACAATTGCAATGGAGGCAGCGTAAAGTCTTGCATCGGTTTCGGATACGTTTCGCGGAAATCGTCGGCAAACTGGAATTATGGCAATCAGCCTTGCGGGAAATCGAGGGGAAGTTCGGAACGGGCGTCGTGTCGTATTTCCTGTTCCTGAGGTGGTTGTTATTTCTAAACTTAGTGATATCGATATTCGTCGTAACGTTCCttattctgccaaatgtgtttCTCGTCGAAGTCGAACACGACTGCGACGAGTTCGTCGAGAATTCGACAATATGCTGTTCACAGGCTTACTTGCAGCGGAACTTAACGGACAACAACGTAATATTAGACTTAATTCAGGGTACGGGCTGGATGGAACGCACGATTCTATTCTACGGCGTATATAGTGACCAAGTTTACtcttactttgttaaaaatctaTGGGACGCCGAAATGTTCTATAACATGCCCTTAGCGTATATTTTAATACCCATATCCTGGACGCTTTTCTCCCTGATAGCCATCGTCAAAACGGCAGCTAAGGGGTTCAAGGAGAGATTAGTGGAAAACGAAGGGCAGTTCTACATGTACTGCAATCTTGTGTTTGGGGGCTGGGATTTTTGTATCCATAACGACAAATCCgctaaaattaaacacaaagcGTTGTACAACGAAGTCAAAGGATGCTTGGAAGAAGAGAAGTACAAAGAAGAGAAGCAGTCGCGAACGAGAGAGAGCCAAATACTCATGCATTTAAAGAGGATACTCATTAACTTATTAGTTTTCGTAATACTCGTCGGTTCTGGGATTCTTATATACGTAGTTTTCAACCAAGCGATGGACAAGTTGAATGAGGAACAGTTCCCTTCAATGGAAATCGAATTCGAAAATATTACGGAAAAATCGACCTTAAGTCCATATCGGGACAATTCATATTCGATCTGGCGGTTTCGTAACACGTTGCTCGAATTTCTTCCATTTATAGCTATAGGGGTATTGAATATATTCATACCGGAAATATTcggttatttgataaaattcgaAACGTATACGCCGGCTAATGCGATTATAATTACGCTGCTAAGGACCGTTTTGTTACGGTTATCGTCGCTGGCTGTTCTGCTCAGTCAAATATACATACAGATCTCTGATCCTGATAGAGTTAGATGTGCGGTTTTCGACGAGGAGTTCAGACAGGAGTGCTGGGAAACATACGTCGGGCAGCAGTTGTATAAGCTGCTCTTGACGGATTTCGCTTTACAGTTCGTGATGACGTTCTTTATCAATCTCCCGAGGTCCTTCATAGCCAGACACAGCAACAGCAGGTGCTTAAAGATAATCGGCACGCAGGATTTTTATCTTCCAAAACACGTTTTAGACATAGTTTATATCCAGACCATAGTTTGGATGGGCGCATTTTTCTGTCCGTTTCTACCAATCATCGGTACAATTTTCTGTTTTctcatattttacataaaaaaattcgcCTGCTTAACGAATTGTACGCCGTCTCCGATCGTGTACAAGGCGTCTAAGTCGAAGTCATTGTTTATGTCGGTTTTGCTTCTCGGTTTTGTGATATCAATCTTGCCGGTTGCGTATTCGGTAGCTGAAATATCGCCATCTTGGAACTGCGGTCCGTTCAGAGGTTACGAGACCGTTTGGTCTTTTGTTGTGGAAACCTTCGAGGCGTTTCCATATTTGATTAGGGAATTCGTTTTCCTGATTGGTACATCGACATTCGCTGTCCCAGCATTCGCTATACTATTAttctttttgtattattactGGGCTGTGGCTGCAGCTAATAGGCATATGGTTGAGGTTCTTAAGAACCAGCTGGTTTTAGAAGGTCACGATAAACAGTTCTTGCTGAACAGGCTAAGCGCCTTCATAAGACAGCACCAGAAAAGATGTGAGAGGCGAAATAGAGCTAGTTTTGCGGATGATGACTCCTCTATTCAACATAGTTCTAGATAA